CGTCGAAGCCGCCCACGCTGGACCCGTCGACCAGGCCGACCGCGCCGCCGGACATGGACGACATCCACCACAGCGAGGCGTCGCGGCAGCACATCATCGAGGGCGACGGCGGCCGGCAGGGCGGTCATCTCGCCGGCACCGGCTTCTCGAAGAAGACGGAGTTCCCGAAGGACTGGGACGAGGCGAAGATCCTCGACGCGGCGCACCGGGTGACGCAGCAGGGGCCGCCGGCGAAGGGGCCGTACCTGACCAAGGACGCCGACGGCAAGCCGGCGTGGGCCTACGACTACCAGGGCACGGTCGACGGGGTCGAGGTCAAGACGACGGTGCTCGCCAACGGCGAGATCCGGACCGCCTATCCGCCCAACGGCGCCGACCCGGGCGTCATCACCAACCCGCCCGCCCCGAACCCCGCTCCGAAGGGCGTGCCGATGAGCAACCCGCCCCGTTACAGTCACCCTGACGTCGGCGGCGACGGCAGTTGGACGTGGGAGGGCCCGAAGGGCAACAAGATCATCAGAGTGGTCCAGGACGCCCAGGGCAACGTCACCACGACAGTGCTCGGCGACTACAAGAAGAAATGAACGTCATGGATGCGAAGACCTACGCGGCGGTCGCCGACGTGTGCGCGCGGCTCGCGGGCCGGCTGTCCGACGACACCCTGGGCACCGTGCGCGAGCACTACGCCGCGGGTGAGTGGGACCTGGCCGACGCGACGCTCCTGCTCAACCTGGCGTTCGAGAACGTCGGCATCACCCCCGGGGAGCAGGAGCTGATCCGCTCCATCCTCGGCGATCCGGACAGTCCCGAGCTGCGCGACGTGCCGGTCGTCGCCGAGGCGCCGCCGCCCGCGTACCGGTTCGGCCCGACCGGCCCGGCGGACGCGCCGGACCCGACCCGGGCGGACGCCCTGCTCTCCGCCGACGCCCCCCGCCACGGCGGTCACCGGCTGTTCCGCACGTGGCGGCAGCCCCACGACGGCGCGCGCGACGCGGCGGGCTGGGTGTACGTGCTGCTGGTCGCCGAGGGCGCCGACCCGCTCTCGGCGTACTCGGGCCTGTCGTCACGGCTGTGGACGGCGCTGCGGGAGAAGTGGCCGCTGGAGGTGGTCGTCGACGGTGCGTCGCCGCCGCCGTACCAGGCCGCCGCGCTGGCCGCCGCCCAGCCGGTCCCGGTCGGCTGACGTACCGGGTCGAGGGGGCGGACCCGCGCCGGGTCAGGCGTCGTCAGCCCGGGGCGGCGGGCCCGCCCCGACCCGGCCGCGCGGTGCCCGCGTCCGTCGTCGTGACCGCGGGCAACTCCTCGACGACGCTGACGCCGCTGCCCGGCCGCGACTCCCACCACCAGGTCTCGCGCAGCCGGAGCCGGCCGTCGGGCAGCATGGACACCTCCGAGACGCAGTGTCCCGAGGAGGTCTGTCCGTCGGCGTTGAGCTGGACGTACCGGAAGTCCAGCCGGTCGCCGTGCCGGGTGCCGACGAGATGGCCGCGCCGGATGGAACCGCCGGCGTAGTCGGCCCACACCTCGCCGTCGGCCTCGCGGTACGTGAAGACGGTCTCGGTGCCGACCTCGCCCGCGACGACATCCGCCACGGCGGCGAAGCGGCGCCCGTCCAGTGAAGGCGTCATGGTCCGGACCCTATCCGTGCGGCGGACGGCCGCCGCGTCACGCCGGCTCGTAGCGGGCGGCGGCGGCCCGCAGTTCCCGCGCCACCCGCTCGCGCATCCCGGCGGGCCGGAGCACCTCCACGGCGGCGCCCAGGCTCAGCAGGGCCTCACCCGCCCAGGCGTCGCTCTCGAACGGGACCGTCACCTCGACCCATCCGGTCGCGGTGACCGGCACCTCGGCCTGCCCGTGCACCGGCACCAGGCGCCGCAGGCGCGGCAACGCCCCCGGCGCCACCCGGACGGTCACCTCGACGGCCGTCCGCTCCCGCTCCCACTCGCGGCGCGACTCGGCCCAGGACCGGGCCAGGTCGAACCCGGCCGGGCGGCGGACCGGCTCGTCGAGGGGCTGCGCGGTGCGCACCCGGGACACCCGGTAGGTGCGTCGCCGGCCGTCGCGCAGGGCCATCAGGTACCAGTCCCCGGCGGCGAGGACGAGCCCGAGCGGGTCGACCTCCCGGGTGGTCTCCCGCCCGTCGCGCACGTACCCCAGCCGCACCCGGCGGTCGCGCCACACGGCGTCGGCGAGCGCGGTCAGGCACGGCACCGGCTCGGGCGTGCCGAACCAGCGCCACGGGTCGAGGTGGAACCGCTCGGCGGTCCGGCCGGCCCGTTCCCGGGCCTCGCCGGTGAGGCTGGCCCAGACCTTGATCCGGGCGCCCTCCAGCATCTCGCCGAGCCCCAACTGCTGCGCCGGGCCGGCGAGGCCGAGGAAGGTCAACGCGCCCGCCTCGTCGAGGCCGACCCCGGTCAGCCGGGTGCGGTAGCCACGGTCCAGCCGGTAGCCGCCCGCCGGTCCCCGGGTCGAGCGCACCGGTATCCCGGCGGCGACCAGCGCCTCGACGTCGCGTTGCACGGTGCGTTCGCTGACCTCCAGCAGCCGGGCCAGCTCCGGGCCGGTGGCCCGGCCACGGACCTGGAGCTGCAACAGCAGGGTCATCATCCGGGAGGCGCGCACGCCCTCATGGTGGCGCACGTACCCGACAGCAGGTGTCGGGAACTCGGGTGAGACTCGGGCGGCGGCACGATCGCGCGCCGCGCGACGGGAGGAGGAGCCATGACCGAGGGGGCGACGCAGGTGACCGGACGGGTCACGCCCCGGCAGTTCCACGAGAGCGCCGGTGTGCGGGACTGGCGGGTGCTGGGGGACGGGGTGAGCACGTACTTCCGTACCGGCTCGTTCGCCGCCGGCGCCCGGCTGGTGCGGGCGATCGGCGAGCTGGCCGGCCTGGACGAGCACCACCCCGACGTCGACGTGCGGCACGCGGGCGTGACCGTGCGGCTGGTCACGATCACCGACGACCACTTCGGGCTGACCGGACGCGACGTCGAGCTGGCCCGGCGGATCTCGGCGGTCGCCCGCGACCTGGGCCTCGTCGCCGACCCGTCGGCCGTGCAGCACGTCCAGGTCACCGTCGACGCGCTCGTCGGCCCCGAGGTGACGCCGTTCTGGCGCGCCCTGCTCGGGTACGTCGACCGCGCCGGCAGCCCCGAGGACCTGATCGACCCGGGCGGCCGGGGGCCGTCGTTCTGGTTCCAGCGGATGGACGCGCCCCGCCCGCAGCGCAACCGGGTCCACGTCGACGTCTGGGTGCCGTACGACCGGGCCGAGGAGCGGGTCGCGGCGGCGCTCGCGGCGGGCGGCCGGTTGGTGACCGACGCGTACGCGCCGTCGTACTGGGTGCTGGCCGACGCCGAGGGCAACGAGGCGTGCGTCGGCGCGGCGGGTGGGACCGGACCCGACCCCGCACCGGTCGACGGTGACACCCACGGGCAGGCGGTAGCGTGACCGCGGGTGGCATCCGGCGGCCGGGCCGGAGGAGAGCGGGCGGGGGCGGTGCCGATGGCTGAGACGATCACCGTGCTCCCCGCCAACGAGGTGAGCTGGGACGACCTGCAGACCGTCTTCGGCCGTCGTGGCGACGCCGCCCACTGCCAGTGCCAGCGGTACAAGATCCGGGAGTGGCTGCCGTCGGTGCCGCCCGAGGTCCTCGCCGGGCGGCTGCGCGAGCAGACCGACTGCGGTCAGCCCGGAGCGGACCGGACCACCGGGATCGTCGCGTACCTGGACGGGGAGCCGGTCGGCTGGTGCGCCGTCGAGCCGCGCACCGCGTACGAGCGCCTGGTGAGCGGGCGTACCCCCGTCCCCTGGCGCGGCCGGGACGAGGACCGCGCCGACCCGGGCGTCTGGGCGGTGACCTGCTTCGTCACCCGGGTGGGATTCCGGCGTCGCGGCGTCAGCCGTGCCCTGGCCCGCGCGGCGGTGGACTTCGCCCGGGAGCGCGGCGCGCGCGCCGTCGAGGGCTACCCGATGATCACGCAGCCGGGACGGGAGGTGGTCTGGGGGGAGCTGCACGTCGGCAGCCGGAGCATCTTCGCCGACGCCGGCTTCGTCGAGGTCAGCCACCCGACCCCACGGCGCGTCGTGATGCGGATCGACTTCTGAGCACCGGCCGGGCCGGCCGGGTCGGCGAGAGGAGACGGTGGGTGGCGAGCGACAGCGAACAGCCACGGTTGTGGAAGGTGGTGGTCGCCCTGTCCGCCACCGAGCGCCGCAAGGACGAGATCTGCGACCGGATCGTCGACCTCATCTGCGCGGACCCGAACCACGAGGGGCCCTGCGACACCCCGTGGGCGTTGCACGTCGTGGACGGGGACTCGCTCGGCCGGGGCGAGCGGAGGCGGCTGCAGGCCGAGATCGACGACACCATGGCGGGCTGATCCCCGACGGGGTGACGGCGGCGTCAGGCCGTGGCGGCGCGGTGCGCGGCGGCGAGCCGCTTCGGCGCGCGGGCGTACCAGGCGTCGAGGATCAGCTCCGCCAGCTCCGACTCGCTGATCCGGTCCAGCCGGACCAGCACCGACGGGTGGCCGTCGAAGTGCGGCGTGGTGAAGTGGACCGTGGGGTCGTCGGCGAGCAGGGCCTCCTTGACGCCGAGGTCCGCGACCAGCACGCCGAGGACGGGCCCGTCCGGGGCGGCGTCGCCCAGGGCCTCACGGTCCGCCCGGCGCAGCGGCCGTTCCCAGACGAACGACTTGTCCCGCACCCGCCAGGCCGGCAGACCGTCGTACGACGGCCGCTCCGTCGTCTCCGGCAGGGCGAGCGCGAGCCGGCGTACGTCGTCCCAGGTGGCCATGGTCCGACGATACGACGGCCGGGCCCGGCGCAGGGGGCGCGCGGGTGCGGCGCGTGTCAGGGCAGGGGGTGGGCGATGTGGCGGGCGTGGTCGGCGACGGCGGCGGCGGTGACGGTCGCCTCCAGCGGGAGCATCTCCAGGCAGCGGCGTACGGCGGCGGCCATCAGCGTGTTCGGCACCCGCATCGACAGGGTGCAGTGCGGCACCCACCGCCCCGGCAGGTACTGCTCCGACAGGGCGATGCCGGCCCGGGCCAGCCGGTCGTGCACCCGGGCGTGGTGGGCGAGCAGGTCGGCGGTGGGGGTGACGCCGAGCCACAGCACCCGGCCGACGAACTGGCCGGCGTACTGGAAGCTCAGCCGCAGCGGGGCGGCCACCGGGGTGCCGTGCAGCGCCTCGGCGACCCGGTCCGGGTCGAAGCGGGGCGCCACCGCCAGCGACACGTGCGGCCGGTGCCGCTGCTCCAGCAGCGAGCGCATGCTCTGCACCCCCTCGGCCTCCAGCGCGTCCCAGAGCACCCGGATGCGCCGGGTGGCGTCGGTGTCCAGATACAGCTCGAGCGCCGCGACCACGTGATCACCCTAGAGGTCGGGGTTT
This genomic interval from Micromonospora coxensis contains the following:
- a CDS encoding EndoU domain-containing protein, which translates into the protein MATPKKPDGPDGGDGTAGTPSKYGGIDAGSGISSAQAAIAQAVQKGHPGGAGQGPTPPSKPPTLDPSTRPTAPPDMDDIHHSEASRQHIIEGDGGRQGGHLAGTGFSKKTEFPKDWDEAKILDAAHRVTQQGPPAKGPYLTKDADGKPAWAYDYQGTVDGVEVKTTVLANGEIRTAYPPNGADPGVITNPPAPNPAPKGVPMSNPPRYSHPDVGGDGSWTWEGPKGNKIIRVVQDAQGNVTTTVLGDYKKK
- a CDS encoding helix-turn-helix transcriptional regulator yields the protein MRASRMMTLLLQLQVRGRATGPELARLLEVSERTVQRDVEALVAAGIPVRSTRGPAGGYRLDRGYRTRLTGVGLDEAGALTFLGLAGPAQQLGLGEMLEGARIKVWASLTGEARERAGRTAERFHLDPWRWFGTPEPVPCLTALADAVWRDRRVRLGYVRDGRETTREVDPLGLVLAAGDWYLMALRDGRRRTYRVSRVRTAQPLDEPVRRPAGFDLARSWAESRREWERERTAVEVTVRVAPGALPRLRRLVPVHGQAEVPVTATGWVEVTVPFESDAWAGEALLSLGAAVEVLRPAGMRERVARELRAAAARYEPA
- a CDS encoding VOC family protein; its protein translation is MTEGATQVTGRVTPRQFHESAGVRDWRVLGDGVSTYFRTGSFAAGARLVRAIGELAGLDEHHPDVDVRHAGVTVRLVTITDDHFGLTGRDVELARRISAVARDLGLVADPSAVQHVQVTVDALVGPEVTPFWRALLGYVDRAGSPEDLIDPGGRGPSFWFQRMDAPRPQRNRVHVDVWVPYDRAEERVAAALAAGGRLVTDAYAPSYWVLADAEGNEACVGAAGGTGPDPAPVDGDTHGQAVA
- a CDS encoding GNAT family N-acetyltransferase, which encodes MAETITVLPANEVSWDDLQTVFGRRGDAAHCQCQRYKIREWLPSVPPEVLAGRLREQTDCGQPGADRTTGIVAYLDGEPVGWCAVEPRTAYERLVSGRTPVPWRGRDEDRADPGVWAVTCFVTRVGFRRRGVSRALARAAVDFARERGARAVEGYPMITQPGREVVWGELHVGSRSIFADAGFVEVSHPTPRRVVMRIDF
- a CDS encoding MmcQ/YjbR family DNA-binding protein, with translation MATWDDVRRLALALPETTERPSYDGLPAWRVRDKSFVWERPLRRADREALGDAAPDGPVLGVLVADLGVKEALLADDPTVHFTTPHFDGHPSVLVRLDRISESELAELILDAWYARAPKRLAAAHRAATA
- a CDS encoding 2'-5' RNA ligase family protein, yielding MVAALELYLDTDATRRIRVLWDALEAEGVQSMRSLLEQRHRPHVSLAVAPRFDPDRVAEALHGTPVAAPLRLSFQYAGQFVGRVLWLGVTPTADLLAHHARVHDRLARAGIALSEQYLPGRWVPHCTLSMRVPNTLMAAAVRRCLEMLPLEATVTAAAVADHARHIAHPLP